In a genomic window of Mucilaginibacter sp. KACC 22063:
- the coaBC gene encoding bifunctional phosphopantothenoylcysteine decarboxylase/phosphopantothenate--cysteine ligase CoaBC, whose protein sequence is MLEGKKIVLGISGSIAAYKSATLVRLLIKAGAEVQVIMTDSARDFITPLTLSTLSKNPVLTKYFEQESGEWNNHVKLGLWADLMIIAPISANTLAKLANGICDNLLAATYLSARCPVYFAPAMDLDMWKHAVTQSNVAKLLQYGNKLIAPERGELASGLHGDGRMAEPEHIVDILCSTLKKGNQLTNQTIVVTAGPTYEAIDPVRFIGNHSSGKMGFAIADELANRGADVVLITGPTSEATANRNILRIDVTSADDMLKACQKHFETAKACVMSAAVADYTPAQPAKQKIKKQTGDLNIELKKTVDILKVLGEVKRKDQVLAGFALETENEEQNAIAKIQKKNLDFIVLNSLNDAGAGFKTDTNKITIIDRDLKKTSFNLKSKTEVANDICDKLTKLILQ, encoded by the coding sequence ATGCTCGAAGGTAAAAAGATTGTATTAGGCATTAGCGGCAGTATAGCCGCTTACAAATCGGCAACGCTGGTAAGGCTGCTAATTAAAGCCGGTGCAGAAGTACAGGTAATTATGACAGATAGCGCCCGGGATTTTATCACCCCGCTAACCTTATCCACCCTATCAAAAAATCCTGTACTTACTAAATACTTTGAGCAGGAAAGCGGCGAATGGAATAACCATGTAAAATTAGGGTTATGGGCAGATTTAATGATCATAGCGCCCATCAGCGCCAACACCTTGGCAAAGCTGGCCAACGGAATATGCGATAACCTGCTGGCTGCTACCTATCTTTCGGCACGTTGCCCGGTTTATTTTGCACCGGCTATGGACCTTGATATGTGGAAACATGCTGTTACACAAAGTAATGTGGCCAAACTACTTCAATACGGAAATAAACTGATTGCACCGGAACGCGGCGAACTTGCCAGTGGCTTGCATGGCGATGGCCGTATGGCCGAACCAGAGCACATCGTTGATATTTTATGCTCAACACTTAAAAAAGGTAATCAGTTAACCAATCAAACTATTGTTGTTACGGCAGGGCCAACTTATGAAGCCATTGACCCGGTAAGGTTTATTGGCAACCACTCGTCTGGAAAAATGGGCTTTGCTATTGCTGATGAATTGGCCAACAGGGGAGCAGATGTGGTACTGATTACAGGGCCAACCAGCGAAGCAACGGCGAATAGAAATATCCTTCGCATTGATGTGACATCGGCTGATGATATGCTTAAAGCCTGCCAAAAGCATTTTGAAACTGCTAAAGCATGTGTGATGAGCGCTGCCGTAGCAGATTATACGCCTGCACAGCCAGCCAAACAAAAGATAAAAAAGCAAACCGGAGACTTGAACATTGAACTGAAGAAAACGGTTGATATATTAAAAGTACTGGGCGAAGTAAAACGCAAGGACCAGGTGTTAGCAGGATTTGCGCTTGAAACTGAGAACGAAGAGCAAAACGCCATTGCCAAAATCCAGAAGAAAAACCTGGACTTTATTGTGCTTAACTCTTTAAATGATGCCGGGGCTGGCTTCAAAACCGATACTAACAAAATCACCATTATTGACCGCGACCTTAAAAAAACATCTTTTAATTTAAAAAGCAAAACGGAAGTGGCCAATGATATTTGTGATAAACTAACCAAACTGATATTACAATGA
- a CDS encoding DUF393 domain-containing protein, which yields MNTLKNHLILFDADCPMCNIYTRAFVKSGMLDANGRQSYQKYGGNNCPLIDKQRAVDEIALVNQSTGEVTYGVQSLFKVISNSFPLLKPLFASKAFGWLMAKLYAFVSYNRRVIVPSSGQRDFEYAPTFKLKYRLAYLVFTWAITAFILTKYVPLLTGILPLGSSYREYLICGGQIIFQACIMSAMFRQQTWDYLGNMMTISFAGSLLLSPMFLFHKYIGNQPLVYLMYFMAIVMLMFLEHIRRSKLMGLGWWLTITWSFYRMLVLAVIFMNN from the coding sequence ATGAACACTTTGAAAAACCACCTTATTTTATTTGATGCAGATTGCCCAATGTGTAATATCTATACCCGGGCATTTGTTAAGTCAGGAATGCTTGATGCTAACGGGCGGCAGTCTTATCAAAAATATGGAGGTAATAATTGTCCGCTTATTGATAAACAACGTGCCGTTGATGAAATTGCATTGGTTAACCAATCAACAGGCGAGGTAACTTATGGTGTTCAAAGCCTATTTAAAGTAATCAGTAATTCATTTCCATTACTTAAGCCGCTTTTTGCTTCAAAAGCATTTGGTTGGTTAATGGCAAAATTATATGCATTTGTATCTTACAACCGTAGGGTAATAGTGCCGTCTTCAGGCCAGCGCGACTTTGAGTACGCACCAACATTCAAATTGAAATACAGGTTAGCGTATCTTGTTTTTACCTGGGCAATTACCGCATTTATCTTAACAAAATATGTACCTCTCTTAACTGGCATCTTACCTTTAGGAAGCAGTTATCGCGAATACCTCATCTGCGGTGGTCAGATCATCTTTCAGGCATGTATTATGTCTGCTATGTTTAGACAACAGACCTGGGATTATTTAGGTAACATGATGACGATTTCATTTGCCGGTTCTTTATTGTTATCCCCAATGTTTTTATTCCATAAATATATAGGCAATCAGCCGCTTGTCTATTTAATGTATTTTATGGCTATAGTAATGCTGATGTTCTTAGAACATATTCGTCGGAGTAAATTAATGGGTTTGGGCTGGTGGCTTACTATAACATGGTCTTTCTACCGTATGCTTGTTTTGGCAGTTATTTTTATGAACAATTAA
- a CDS encoding TIGR01777 family oxidoreductase, with the protein MMKYKKIILAGGNGYLGKVLANYYHSIAGEVIVLSRKPAQNINNIKTLVWDGVNDGDWVKELEGAELLVNLCGKNVNCRYNEANRNEIIRSRVEPTALLGKVVSQLNQPPQLWINVTSATIYRHAEDHAQDELTGEIGYGFSIDVCKQWEQTFFEQETPQTRKVALRMGIVLGRSDGVFPRLVNMVKFGLGGKQGNGEQYISWVHEQDVARCTEWLLLHNEMDGIVNCTATVAIKNKDFMKALRKACGIPLGLPAPAWLLEIGARLIGTETELILKSRWVKPLQLVQGGYQFMFSNARHAIDDILSVRI; encoded by the coding sequence ATGATGAAGTACAAAAAAATCATACTTGCCGGTGGCAACGGCTACCTGGGTAAGGTGCTTGCCAATTATTATCACAGCATTGCTGGTGAGGTGATCGTCCTTAGCCGTAAACCTGCTCAAAATATCAACAACATTAAAACCCTGGTTTGGGACGGTGTTAACGATGGAGATTGGGTAAAGGAACTGGAAGGTGCCGAGCTATTGGTAAACCTTTGCGGTAAAAACGTGAATTGCCGTTACAATGAGGCAAACCGGAATGAGATCATCAGATCGAGAGTTGAACCTACTGCTTTATTAGGCAAAGTGGTCAGCCAGCTAAATCAGCCACCGCAACTGTGGATCAATGTAACTTCTGCAACCATATATCGCCACGCGGAAGACCATGCACAGGATGAGTTGACAGGCGAAATTGGTTATGGATTTTCCATTGATGTTTGTAAACAATGGGAACAAACATTTTTTGAGCAGGAAACGCCGCAAACCCGTAAGGTTGCATTACGCATGGGTATAGTACTTGGCCGCAGTGATGGCGTTTTTCCGCGCCTTGTAAATATGGTAAAATTTGGCCTGGGCGGTAAACAAGGTAACGGCGAGCAATATATTTCATGGGTCCATGAACAGGATGTGGCACGCTGTACCGAATGGCTATTACTGCACAATGAAATGGATGGTATTGTTAATTGTACCGCAACTGTGGCAATAAAGAACAAGGACTTTATGAAAGCACTACGCAAAGCTTGCGGCATACCGCTCGGCTTGCCTGCACCTGCGTGGTTACTTGAAATAGGTGCCAGGCTGATTGGTACCGAAACAGAACTGATTTTAAAAAGTAGATGGGTTAAACCGTTACAACTGGTGCAAGGCGGTTACCAGTTTATGTTTTCAAATGCCCGGCATGCAATTGATGATATATTAAGCGTCAGAATATAA
- a CDS encoding TonB-dependent receptor, with the protein MQKYLLIFLMLFGLTVFNKNSANAQGVTTASVNGIVSDTKGPIPGATVTITHLPTGTVYSTVSRNDGRYNIPNLRVGGPYTFKVSFVGYNPFIRENITLSIGQDQRIDANIQENNTTLNEVVVTSSAGKVINSSRTGARETINRQQIDALPTINRSLADFTKLTPSANGLNFGGRSSTFNNITVDGALFNNSFGLSGTLGGQTNSQPISLDAIDQIQVDLAPYDVRQGNFTGAGVNTVVKSGTNQVKGTAYYYVRGPGLTGYKVGPTRVPETKFTYHTQGVSVGGPIIKNKLFLFVSGEQERKNEPPTTNYIASRPGVSGANVSQVPAATLEQISSYLKSKYNYDPGAYENFNYLTSSDKITAKLDWNIDKNNTLSAKYFYLKSYRNLAASNSGVNNTDGKTAVGIGTRQPGTLTLPFYNSGYQINNNFNIGIVELDTRISNTMSNKLTFGYSALRDYRKTLGGQDIPMVDIDNAVTSTTGAVTTPATGTATSFGYELYTAGNLLNTNIIQFSDDFTIFAGKHELTFGTNDQIQSYTNGFAPAYNGLYTYNSASDFLNGLPAAAYTYRYSALPSGEFPYAKIKASIFSVYAQDKWHVTDNFRLTYGVRADYDAFPTSLDANPNAAALTFQQGIHVDVSKLPKNRVQISPRLGFNWDVNGDQTTQVRGGSGLFAGLVPFVWISNQASNNGLLFGSYTVTKANSPNDPRLNFNPNVNANRPPAGSGAANTSYELDVADPNLKYPKIWRTNLAIDQRLPWGILGTIEGAYTKDINAIYHQNLVLSDAYTTLAGPEGQIRYASKNTTPAAGSPQSATNPFINGLYYMTNTKKGYSYFITGQLQKSFSSGFYANVAYTYNASKDVNDGGSTASTIWSSRAVAGNPNGDVLSNSSYVQPSRVIASIAYRKEYGKNYATSVGLIFEAANNGAISYVTSNDPNNDGNNSNDLMYIPRNQSEINLVPNGTTDPRNANQLWNQLNNFISQDKYLNTHRGQYAERNGAILPYFKRADLNITQDFFVKAGKTRNTIRLTLDVINVGNFLNRNWGTYQVSSITGLNNGNVSVLRFVGVDATTGRANYTLPYLDANNQIPITTSYKNDTSIFSRWQMQFGVRYIFN; encoded by the coding sequence ATGCAAAAGTATTTACTCATTTTTTTAATGCTATTCGGGCTAACGGTGTTCAATAAGAACAGCGCAAATGCTCAGGGTGTGACCACTGCAAGCGTAAACGGTATCGTTTCCGATACCAAAGGCCCTATTCCGGGCGCTACAGTTACCATCACCCACTTACCAACCGGTACAGTTTATTCAACTGTAAGCCGTAACGATGGCCGCTACAACATTCCAAACTTACGTGTTGGTGGCCCTTACACGTTTAAAGTATCCTTTGTAGGATACAACCCGTTCATCCGCGAAAACATCACCCTATCTATTGGCCAGGACCAAAGAATTGATGCTAACATCCAGGAGAACAACACTACACTTAACGAAGTTGTGGTAACAAGCTCAGCCGGTAAGGTGATCAACTCATCACGTACAGGTGCCCGCGAAACTATCAATCGCCAGCAAATTGATGCTTTACCTACCATTAACCGTTCATTAGCAGATTTTACCAAACTTACACCATCTGCAAACGGTTTAAATTTCGGTGGCCGCAGCAGCACATTTAACAACATTACTGTTGATGGTGCTTTGTTTAACAACTCATTCGGTTTATCTGGTACATTAGGTGGCCAAACTAACTCACAACCTATTTCATTAGATGCGATTGACCAGATCCAGGTTGATCTTGCACCTTATGACGTACGTCAGGGTAACTTTACCGGTGCAGGTGTAAACACTGTTGTTAAATCTGGTACTAACCAGGTAAAAGGTACTGCTTACTATTATGTACGCGGCCCAGGCTTAACCGGTTACAAAGTAGGGCCTACCCGCGTTCCTGAAACCAAATTCACTTACCACACTCAAGGTGTAAGTGTAGGTGGGCCAATCATCAAAAACAAATTATTCTTATTTGTTTCTGGTGAGCAAGAGCGTAAAAATGAACCGCCAACTACTAACTACATTGCATCTCGCCCGGGCGTAAGCGGTGCAAACGTTTCGCAAGTACCTGCTGCAACTTTAGAGCAGATTTCAAGCTACTTAAAAAGCAAGTACAACTATGATCCAGGTGCATATGAAAACTTTAATTACCTGACATCAAGCGACAAGATTACTGCAAAACTTGACTGGAATATTGACAAGAACAACACTTTAAGTGCAAAATATTTCTATTTAAAATCTTACAGAAACCTTGCAGCAAGCAACTCTGGTGTAAATAATACAGATGGTAAAACTGCTGTAGGTATAGGTACACGCCAACCGGGTACTTTAACTCTTCCTTTTTATAATTCAGGTTACCAGATTAACAACAACTTTAATATTGGTATAGTAGAGTTAGATACCCGTATCAGCAACACTATGAGTAACAAGTTAACTTTTGGTTACTCTGCTTTACGCGATTATCGTAAAACATTAGGTGGGCAGGATATTCCAATGGTGGATATTGATAATGCTGTTACCTCAACTACTGGTGCCGTAACAACTCCTGCTACTGGTACTGCCACAAGCTTTGGTTATGAACTATATACCGCTGGTAACTTATTAAATACTAATATCATTCAGTTCTCTGACGATTTTACCATTTTCGCAGGTAAACACGAATTAACTTTTGGTACTAACGATCAGATCCAAAGCTACACTAACGGCTTTGCTCCTGCTTACAACGGTTTGTATACTTATAATTCAGCATCAGATTTCCTAAATGGCTTGCCAGCCGCAGCTTATACTTATCGTTATTCTGCATTGCCATCAGGCGAATTCCCTTATGCAAAGATCAAAGCATCTATCTTTAGCGTTTATGCGCAGGATAAATGGCATGTTACAGATAATTTCCGTTTAACCTACGGTGTACGTGCTGATTATGATGCTTTCCCAACCAGCCTTGATGCAAACCCTAACGCAGCTGCATTAACCTTCCAGCAAGGTATCCATGTTGACGTTTCTAAATTGCCTAAAAACCGTGTGCAAATTTCTCCACGTTTAGGCTTTAACTGGGATGTTAACGGTGATCAAACCACTCAGGTTCGTGGTGGTTCAGGCTTATTCGCAGGTTTAGTTCCATTTGTATGGATCTCTAACCAGGCATCAAATAACGGTTTATTATTTGGTTCATACACTGTTACAAAAGCTAACTCTCCTAATGACCCACGATTAAACTTTAACCCTAACGTTAATGCAAATCGCCCACCAGCAGGTAGCGGCGCAGCAAATACCTCTTACGAGCTTGACGTTGCTGATCCCAACTTAAAATATCCAAAAATCTGGAGAACTAACCTGGCTATTGACCAAAGATTACCATGGGGTATCTTAGGTACTATTGAAGGTGCATATACTAAAGATATAAACGCTATTTATCACCAAAATTTAGTGTTATCTGACGCTTATACTACTTTAGCAGGCCCTGAAGGGCAGATTCGTTACGCATCTAAAAACACTACTCCTGCTGCAGGTTCTCCACAAAGTGCTACAAATCCATTCATTAATGGTTTGTATTATATGACTAACACTAAAAAAGGTTATTCATATTTCATCACTGGCCAATTACAGAAAAGCTTTAGCAGCGGTTTCTACGCTAACGTTGCCTACACTTACAATGCATCTAAAGATGTGAATGATGGTGGTTCTACAGCATCTACTATCTGGAGCTCACGTGCTGTTGCAGGAAACCCTAACGGTGATGTATTATCAAACAGCTCTTATGTTCAGCCAAGCCGTGTAATTGCATCAATTGCTTATCGTAAAGAATACGGTAAAAACTATGCAACTTCGGTAGGTTTAATATTTGAAGCTGCTAATAACGGTGCTATTTCTTATGTAACATCAAATGATCCAAACAACGATGGTAACAACTCAAACGATTTGATGTACATACCAAGAAATCAGTCTGAAATTAACCTGGTACCAAACGGTACTACTGATCCCAGAAATGCCAACCAACTTTGGAACCAGCTAAATAACTTTATCAGCCAGGATAAATATCTGAACACTCACAGGGGTCAGTATGCAGAACGTAACGGTGCAATACTTCCATACTTCAAACGTGCTGACTTAAACATCACTCAGGACTTCTTCGTGAAGGCTGGTAAAACACGTAATACTATCCGTTTAACGTTGGATGTGATCAACGTTGGTAACTTCCTTAACCGTAATTGGGGCACTTATCAGGTATCTTCTATTACTGGTCTTAATAATGGTAACGTATCTGTTTTACGTTTTGTAGGCGTAGATGCTACTACAGGCCGCGCTAACTATACATTACCTTACCTGGATGCAAACAACCAGATTCCTATTACAACATCTTATAAAAACGATACCAGCATATTTTCACGCTGGCAAATGCAGTTTGGCGTCCGTTACATCTTTAACTAA
- a CDS encoding acyl-CoA thioesterase: MTTVDIEERIRLSETRIFKAVFPSTTNHYDTLFGGTAMHLMDEVAFIAATRFTRKRVVTVSSDRIDFNRPIPAGTIIELVGHVIHVGNTSLKVLVEIFIEEMYSEIREKAITGTFTFVAIDEHKNPVKVL, translated from the coding sequence ATGACTACAGTAGATATTGAAGAAAGAATTCGTTTATCAGAAACCCGTATATTCAAAGCAGTTTTTCCAAGCACCACTAATCATTATGATACTTTGTTCGGTGGCACGGCAATGCATTTAATGGATGAAGTTGCTTTTATAGCAGCTACGAGGTTCACACGGAAACGTGTGGTTACTGTATCTTCAGATCGTATAGATTTTAATCGCCCTATACCTGCAGGTACCATTATAGAACTTGTTGGCCATGTTATACATGTAGGTAACACCAGCTTAAAAGTACTCGTGGAAATCTTCATTGAAGAAATGTATTCGGAGATACGCGAAAAAGCCATTACAGGAACTTTTACATTCGTAGCTATAGACGAACATAAAAATCCTGTAAAGGTCTTATAA
- a CDS encoding glycoside hydrolase family 43 protein: MQFKTFFTIVATVLTLNAVAQDKQKTSGNPIFPGWYADPDAAIFDKTYWVYPTYSAPYKQQVHLDAFSSKDLIHWDKHPSIVDTAAIKWAKRAMWAPAIVHKGKQYFLFFGANDVHQGEIGGIGVAVADNPAGPYKDHIGKPLINDIVNGAQPIDQFVFKDKDGKYYILYGGWGHANIAQLNKDFTGLVPYADGTTFKEITPKGFVEGIYMILKDNKYYLMWSEGGWTGPDYSVAYAIADSPFGPFKRIGKILQQDMAIATGAGHHSLMHDKKRDIWYIVYHRRPLTETEGNHREVCIDRLYFNADGTIKPVKITKEGVTEARL, encoded by the coding sequence ATGCAATTCAAAACATTCTTTACAATAGTAGCGACTGTATTAACACTAAATGCAGTGGCGCAGGATAAACAGAAGACTTCCGGTAATCCTATATTTCCTGGCTGGTATGCCGATCCGGATGCAGCAATCTTTGACAAAACGTATTGGGTTTATCCTACCTATTCAGCACCTTATAAGCAACAGGTGCATTTAGATGCCTTCTCATCAAAAGATTTAATACACTGGGACAAACATCCGTCCATTGTAGATACTGCTGCTATTAAGTGGGCAAAGCGTGCAATGTGGGCACCTGCTATAGTGCATAAAGGCAAGCAATACTTTTTGTTTTTTGGAGCAAATGATGTGCATCAGGGTGAGATAGGTGGTATAGGTGTAGCGGTTGCTGACAATCCTGCCGGGCCATATAAAGATCATATTGGTAAGCCACTTATTAATGATATTGTAAATGGCGCACAGCCTATAGATCAGTTTGTATTCAAAGATAAAGATGGTAAGTACTATATTCTTTATGGTGGGTGGGGCCATGCTAATATCGCTCAACTAAATAAAGATTTTACTGGCCTTGTTCCATATGCTGATGGCACAACATTTAAAGAGATCACACCTAAAGGGTTTGTTGAAGGTATCTACATGATTTTAAAAGATAACAAATACTATTTGATGTGGTCTGAAGGTGGCTGGACCGGTCCGGATTATTCGGTAGCTTATGCCATTGCCGATTCTCCATTTGGACCTTTTAAACGCATTGGTAAAATATTGCAGCAGGATATGGCCATTGCTACAGGAGCTGGTCATCACTCATTAATGCATGATAAAAAACGCGATATATGGTATATCGTATATCACCGCCGCCCGCTTACTGAAACCGAAGGTAATCACCGTGAAGTATGTATAGACCGATTATATTTTAATGCTGATGGAACTATCAAACCGGTGAAAATAACAAAAGAGGGCGTAACAGAAGCTAGATTATAA
- a CDS encoding GbsR/MarR family transcriptional regulator yields the protein MQLPEAKRKFIEAWGRLGSEWGINRTMAQVHALLIVTPGELSADEIMEALVISRGNANMNLRDLIDWGLVEKRHKAGERKEFFYADKDVWNIARQVAKERRKRELDPVIKLLDELSKVEGDKKDPDYATFNKTVTDINKLAKNVDRTLDTMMKAEESWFWGSLIKLIK from the coding sequence ATGCAATTACCAGAAGCAAAAAGAAAATTTATTGAGGCATGGGGTAGGCTCGGATCAGAGTGGGGAATTAACCGCACTATGGCCCAGGTGCATGCTTTGCTAATTGTTACGCCCGGCGAATTAAGTGCAGACGAAATTATGGAAGCACTTGTAATATCCCGCGGTAATGCTAACATGAACCTGCGTGATCTGATCGACTGGGGGCTTGTAGAGAAGCGACATAAGGCAGGTGAACGCAAAGAATTTTTTTACGCAGATAAAGATGTTTGGAACATTGCACGCCAGGTAGCTAAAGAACGTAGAAAAAGAGAACTTGACCCGGTTATTAAATTACTGGATGAATTATCAAAAGTGGAGGGTGACAAAAAAGACCCCGATTACGCAACGTTCAATAAAACTGTGACTGATATTAATAAGCTCGCAAAAAATGTAGACCGCACTTTAGATACCATGATGAAAGCTGAAGAAAGCTGGTTCTGGGGTTCTTTAATCAAGCTTATCAAATAA
- a CDS encoding mechanosensitive ion channel family protein, producing MQFDKFYDKATDWVIRYGPRFVIGIIILLIGLWAINVFVSWSQRGMQRKSVDPSLKPFLVSLLGVALRVLLVLGVMQVIGIQMTLFATVIGALGVAAGLALSGTLQNFASGILILLLKPFTVGDNIITQGLEGTVSSIQIFYTIVITFDNRVVVVPNSKLSNEVIINISREGKRRLDINMRFPNIIDFNEVKAVLEKTIDASESCLKSPERRIGISELQADGYIVTVYVWVNAHGYMDNKLTLQEKLLESIKASGIKMAGL from the coding sequence ATGCAATTTGATAAATTTTATGACAAAGCTACGGATTGGGTTATCCGGTACGGTCCACGCTTTGTAATCGGTATAATTATACTACTCATCGGTCTTTGGGCCATAAATGTGTTTGTGAGTTGGTCGCAACGCGGCATGCAGCGCAAATCTGTTGATCCATCACTCAAACCATTTTTGGTTAGTTTGCTTGGTGTGGCCTTACGGGTATTGCTTGTGCTTGGCGTAATGCAGGTCATCGGTATCCAGATGACTTTATTTGCTACAGTAATTGGTGCATTGGGTGTGGCGGCCGGCCTTGCGTTATCCGGTACTTTACAAAACTTTGCCAGCGGTATACTCATATTGTTGTTAAAACCATTTACAGTGGGCGATAATATTATTACCCAAGGCCTTGAAGGCACAGTAAGCTCGATACAGATATTTTATACCATTGTCATCACGTTTGACAACCGGGTGGTGGTGGTACCCAACAGTAAACTATCAAACGAAGTAATTATCAATATCAGCCGCGAAGGCAAACGCAGGCTTGATATTAATATGAGGTTTCCAAACATCATTGACTTTAATGAAGTAAAAGCGGTGCTGGAAAAAACGATTGATGCATCAGAAAGCTGCCTTAAATCGCCCGAAAGACGTATCGGCATCAGCGAATTACAGGCCGACGGATATATTGTAACTGTTTATGTATGGGTAAATGCCCACGGCTACATGGACAATAAGCTAACTCTACAAGAAAAATTGCTCGAAAGCATAAAGGCATCAGGTATTAAAATGGCAGGCCTTTAA
- a CDS encoding outer membrane protein assembly factor BamD, giving the protein MFKQQRLFTTGLIICTLLALGSCKSKFEKLKASNDNAKKYQEAMKYYNKKDYTKALDLFDDLSQRYRGRDGAEDLFYYYAYTNYKLKDYTSARYHFKNFADTYPSNSRAEECRFMAAYCYYLDSPIYSLDQENTTKAIEALQLFINLYPKSERVAEAGKLIQNLRDKLEQKAYANAKLYLTIGDYQSAVIAFGNVLRDYPDTKYAEEMDFLTIKAQYKYAQNSFDYKQEERFGQAASYADQFIEKYPQSKYMSSAQSLKKDSEYGIQHAKQLLAQAETDKKLAKKLAKKDTVTTQPPSEKNNDNQKMP; this is encoded by the coding sequence ATGTTTAAACAACAACGCTTATTTACAACTGGCTTAATTATATGCACTTTACTTGCGTTAGGCAGCTGTAAAAGCAAATTTGAGAAACTTAAGGCCAGTAACGACAACGCCAAGAAGTACCAGGAGGCCATGAAGTACTATAATAAAAAGGACTATACCAAGGCACTTGATCTTTTTGACGATCTATCACAACGTTACCGCGGCCGTGATGGTGCTGAAGACCTTTTTTACTATTATGCTTATACTAACTATAAGCTGAAAGATTACACATCGGCCAGGTATCACTTTAAAAACTTTGCAGATACCTATCCTTCAAACTCACGCGCAGAGGAGTGCCGTTTTATGGCTGCATATTGTTATTATCTTGACTCGCCTATTTATTCGCTTGATCAGGAGAACACAACCAAAGCCATTGAAGCCTTACAGTTGTTTATCAACCTTTATCCTAAAAGCGAACGTGTAGCTGAAGCCGGTAAGTTGATACAAAACCTGCGCGACAAACTTGAGCAAAAAGCTTATGCCAACGCGAAACTTTATCTAACAATCGGCGATTACCAGTCGGCAGTTATTGCATTTGGTAATGTACTGCGCGACTATCCGGATACTAAGTATGCAGAAGAAATGGATTTTCTGACCATAAAGGCACAATATAAATATGCACAAAACAGCTTTGACTATAAACAGGAAGAGCGTTTTGGACAGGCCGCTTCTTATGCCGACCAGTTTATAGAGAAGTATCCGCAAAGTAAATACATGAGTAGCGCACAGTCTTTAAAGAAAGACAGCGAATATGGCATACAACATGCCAAACAGTTACTTGCACAAGCAGAGACAGACAAAAAGCTGGCTAAGAAATTAGCAAAGAAAGATACGGTTACCACACAGCCGCCATCTGAAAAGAACAACGATAATCAAAAAATGCCGTAA
- a CDS encoding DNA-directed RNA polymerase subunit omega, whose amino-acid sequence MSNISNTKQTTVASSTVTRDLRELDVDTDNLYESIVIMSKRANQISNNIKEELHQKLSEFASSNDNLEEVFENREQIEISKHYEKMPKPTLVAVQEFLEGKVYHRNPAKEQQ is encoded by the coding sequence ATGAGCAACATTAGCAATACCAAACAAACAACAGTAGCAAGCAGTACTGTAACCCGCGATCTTCGCGAGTTAGACGTTGATACTGACAATCTTTATGAGTCAATCGTTATCATGTCAAAACGTGCTAACCAGATATCAAATAATATTAAAGAAGAATTACATCAAAAACTATCTGAGTTTGCATCTTCAAATGATAACCTGGAAGAAGTTTTTGAAAACCGCGAGCAAATTGAAATTTCAAAGCATTACGAAAAAATGCCTAAACCAACTTTAGTTGCCGTTCAGGAATTTTTAGAAGGTAAAGTATACCACCGTAATCCGGCAAAAGAACAGCAATAA